ttgtatttctactggatacattaaataagaaagtgCTGCCCATAAGATTTTAAGTAAGAttgttatgtatcagatacatttagtataaaattgaatttataactaaaaaattagtgtatgatacattattatttatgtatcttattttgtttgagaaatactatattttaaaataaaaaaaatacattatacatgtaattgttCCAAAATAGCTTCTTTTTTGTGTTTGTGATAAATAACACAAAGTTTATGTATTAAGTACATTaatattgaacatgataaacactaataaaaaattcaataacattAGAGTTATGTATCAATACCTTAAATATGAACATTATACACTGCATAAAACAAAGGTTATTATAGCAGTGATGTATCAGATCAATGATAACACTAATAAAGATTAATTTAAGactcaaaataaataagatacattaaaaatctgtatatttaaattttttaaatttgtcttTGATTGGGGTTTGAAACTAAGCTTAATTGGGATCTCCAATTTTAATTAAAGGCTTTGAAtacaaatttctaaaattaaaatgaaaattttgtattGGAACCTCAAATATCAAACACCAAATGACacactaaaaaaagaaaaaagaacactctttgaataatttttgttttttttttaaaaaaaagcaaaCTAATTGTACGGCTTGGATTAGAAAGAGGACCACCATAAATAGTTTTAGTACTTTTGGAAGTTAACAAAATGCTACAAACAAAGAACCAAATCTATAATTCGTAAAGACTAAGCAAAGCGTCACATCCCAAAACTTATTGAGTTATCGGAAAGGGAAGTGATGTCGGAATCAAGCCGGTGGACTATGCCGGAGATGGCCGGAATCCTGTCAAATAAGATCCCTCAAGATGAACTCAAGCCTGGAGATCATATCTATTCATGGAGAAACGCCTATCTCTATGCTCATCACGGTCATtttccactttttctttttgcttaatatatcaCCGGGAAATCCTTTTTGCGCTTTACTCTTAGATGAACATTCTCGAAGTTTTTGATTTCTGATTGTATCTACGTTTTGATTTTTAtacaaaatgggtcaaatttcgatttgattatgttttttgttcattttaaatGTACGAGTAAGTATTAATAGGAAGGAACTTTTTCGCAATCGGGAGAAATAGCTTCAACATTTCGTTGAATATTATCAGAAAAGTACACTTAGGAGCTTATTAAATAAAcgagataatttgaattggtaATTAACTGAATAGTCTTTGTTAGATTCTCCGCTTGAAACAAGGGAAAGATCAATTCAATTCTCGATGGGAATGCTACTTCTAAGTCTAATTTGACTAGTTTGGGGAAAACTTGAATTTCTGCTATAATCAACCTTTCCAAAACAAAAGGAGATTCCGCTAGGAGTTGTCGCAAGCTAATTCAGAAATGAAAGAAGTCTACCCAACGCGTATTTGCTGTGGATCTACTGGCCCGGACCTTGTTGAAGCTCTGTTTCCCCTAATTCGGAAACACAACAATAGACTTGCCAAAGTGGCTTTACTTCAGTTTTTGCTAATTATGGTTATGAAAAGCTTTGATGTACCTAAAACTCATGTAGTGTAAATAAGTGAGTTGAATTTGATGAGCTTTGCTAATTATGGCTATGAATGAGTTGTGTGTACATCCTGCCCTCtccaaaccccacttgtgggattacgcTAGGTGTGTTGTTGTCGTCTAGAATCTTTCCATCTGATCAtttgtaatatagtttttgagaaaatacatTTTTTGTCATGAAAATGTGGCAGAGGTCATTCTtttcatttaataatttttcttatattgaACTTAGTATTCCACGTTAGCAATGCAGTCTCTTACACCAGTGTTGTATTGTGGACTCTCCTTATCTCAAGTTGAAAAGATCTATTTAAGAGGTTATATTGCTTAGTGTCAGTCTATTAGGTTGAGGCTAGTTTTAcctttcttttagttttggatAAATATAAACAAGGATGACTTTAGTCCTGAGGATCTCAATTTCTTTTAAGGTTCGTTATTACCTTACAAGTTGCTAAAGACTCGAGTttggttttttaatatttatgaagCCTTTTcggtttttaaaaaatcaactatATATGTCCAACTACAATTCTGACAATTTGGATCTCTGAGCATTCCATAAGGAAATCATTGCATTCATAGTTGGATAGATattgaaagaaaaggaaatatttGCATCAAGTATGACAAGTTAAATGCTCAGATATTGTTATGGGACAAAAAGATCCAAAGCAACTTTTGGTCCTGGGGCTGGGGTGGGTGAGATTAAGAGGCTGTAATGGTGTGCGACATGCATATTGTGGCACATTTTTGTTCGTTTCCTAGCATGTTGTCGTAACGTTTCTGTATGTGCTCTGAACATTTCAGGTATATATGTTGGCGATGGCATGGTTATCCATTTTACTCGAGCTGCAGGTCAAGAGATTGGAACTGGAACTGTTTTGGACCGTTTCATATTCAGCTCATCTCCGTCACATTCCTCTGGCTCCCCATGTCCTAGATGTGGTGATCAATCAAGGACCGAAGGTGTTATCTCATCATGCCTCGAGTGTTTTCTTTGTGGGGGTGAGCTGTATCTTTTTAAGTATGGTGTCTCTCCAGGGGTTTTTATTGCTAAAACTCGAGGAGGAACATGCACAATTGCCCCTTCTGATCCACCAGAGCATGTCCTGCACCGTGCTAAATTTCTCCTTCAGAACGGTTTTGGGGTTTACAACATATTCAAGAACAACTGTGAGGATTTCGCAATCTACTGCAAGACCGGTTTGCTAGTCTTTACAAATGTCAGTGTAGGCCGGAGTGGGCAGGCAACATCCTTTTTAGCTGCCACAACTGCTATTGTTTCATCACCACTGCGCTTTCTAACTACAGGTGTTTCTGGTCTGGCTGCTGTGGGTTTTGGTGTTTACTGTGTCAGCCGGTATGTTTCTGATATTGGCGTACGTCGTGACGTCATGAAAATCCCTGTTGAGAGACTTATCCTATGTCCTGGCCCTCTGGAGTCTGAAGCTGCTACTATTACTGATACATCAAAGGAAAAGGGGTTGTAGTTCTATGTAAGTTGACTGCATGGATCTCCTCAAGTAGGTTACTACACCATACAATATGTTGTAGGTGTTGATGTTGTCATTGCTTTTGTGACTTAGGTTTGGTTATTATTGAAACAATGGTCATTTATACAGGCCTTGTGTGCATTCTTCCATCAAATGAATGCCTTGATATGTTATTGTAAATTGTTTATAACAATGTTCCAAGGTTCATATGAAAGACAGTGTGTGTGTGTTAACAAGATGGTTAGTCTAATTGAATGACAATGTGATTGCTTTTGTGACATGGGTTTGGGTTATTTTGGTCTATTGGGCCAAGCTTTTGAAATAGGCTTATTTTGGAAAGTGATTTTCAAAAAGGTAAAAGAGCATGATATATACCTCAACTTTGCAATTTGGAGCTGATTCATCTCTCGTTACAAAATTGGTTGATATGTACCTTTATCGTTACACAAGTATTGTATAAACAATAAATATGGATGTATATAGATCACTAATCTATGGTTagtcatcatatatatatacacacgaTTATATACTATTTATACAAATTGATACGTTACATATTACATATGTTATATGTTAATATGTATATGACcattttaattgaatatttgtttttgTGGCTTGTGCAGTTACATACGAAGCCCTTGAAATTGGCTATCAAGCACATTTGCACTAACAACCAACAGTCTTATGAGCCCTCGTTTCgtttgttaaatcattaaaacaaTTATATAGAATCAACACATttaaatagacaaaaaaaatggattttctATAATATTCATGtttaaatattatgttgaaaatatggaTCATGAATGTCTATAATTCCAAGAGCTGTCGCTCTCTCATGAATGAGCCAAAATCACGTTGACATGTGAGATTGTATAATATGTCTTATGTTTCACTTCACATTCCCCAATTTTTAGGATCTAAGTCAACGTTATTCATTGTATGACCAACTAGCGTACCTCAATTATTTCGCCGATTCACATTTCAGACAGCTCTTAAAGTTTAGTTACAAATTTTTCGTTAATAGATTTATAAATATTGTTTCTAATTTTTGATATACCTGAGTTgaggatttttgaaaaacatgttttttATTCTACTTCTATAAAATAGTGATAAAATCTGTGTACACCTTATCCTATCCAGATTTTATTTAGTGAAATTACacttgatatattattattgttgttgtacattctatttattatttttatcaaattatatattatgacAATTCAGTCCTTCATctaagtcaaaaaaaaaaaaaaaaacacttgctctaatatatatattttttcttctcatgaGATCTCTTACCCCAAGAAAAGATACTCGTATATAAGTTCACTATTGACTTAATTATGATACTGCGTGTATTAAGTTTGCTTACAATCTTTAAAGTTGACTTCAAGTGATATTGCTCATCTGTCTCTAAAGTTTGATGGccatttcttttttccttttaagttatcgaaattagtttattttgataattactttttattaaaggtattttttaaaagaaaaacaatttgtgtttgattaaaattgttttttttttctaatagttTGTGGTTggcaatattttcaaaattattttcaagtaTCAAATTACAAAATAGAGAATTACTCTAAGTTTAATACCGTAAATATGAATTACAATCTTGTCCTGAAATATCAAagtacttatttttagtttttgcataAAAGCAGAAAACattttttgttaattctttACATTATGAGCTTGGTCAAGTACTTTAgttctttaatttgaaaataagtGGGTTTTTTTTAACTCAGCATGTTTGACTTTCAGATCTTTACCAAACAAGTCCAGTTGATCatttttatacatttattaaaaaattataaataacaaCATATTTCCCTCATTCCTTTTTACTTCTCAAATTTTGACatacatattaagaaaataatgattaatataGTCAGTTCACTATTTTATTCTTAGTAATTAATAAGGTCCCAAATATATTTACTCACCATATTTTTCAAGGACATTAACCCAATGTTAataaattaagggtataataggatttttttaaatcttttcttgatttttcaaaaatgacaagtaaaaaggaaaatcaaattaaaaaatatttgccaAGTGAATAGGGACGAATGGAGTATTTTTACTAATTCACccataaaataatttcttgatAATTTTACAGACAAATCTGAACACtttcaaaagaattaattgcaaggctaatattgaaaaaaattaattaatactttcttgatttagtaaggtaaacaactaatataaaataactatttttaataaaatgatcaCTTAATATGTGACGAAAAAATACCTATTAAACCATCTctataaacaaaaagaaaaaagaagaatcaTAATCCCAAGAATTTAACTCTTGTGAGTAATTTATAAAGAAccttatattttattagaaaagaGCATGAAGGAATGTGGgacaaaacatgataaataagattttattttatataccGTGAATTGTATATGAAAGTTAACacacttattataaataaagttctttttcctttttttatttttattttatttttataaatcagCATACAAAAAGTCAAAGCTAATAAATAAGCCACAAGCTGGTCTCCAAAACCAATAAGCCAGCCAACCAACAAccaatatgtatgtatatatatgcaaAAGGCCATTTTATAGACTCTATTCACTCGCCACAGCATCccaacttttttaaaattaaattatctaaaaaagtgaaatgaAAACAGCCTAAACAAATTCTACTAGTGACACTCCATATTCAGTGTGTTCTCCCACCCTCTAAAAAAGCATCTCATCTTCACCCAATCTCCTAGCCCACCACTCCACCATACCTCGTTACCTCCtatgacactttttatttttcgagaatcatatagttaaaatttaattgaaaatttacGTGTgaagttttttaaaataaaatttatatatttgtagaCTACGTAAAAAGCATTATAAGTTACAATAATTGAcggtttaaaataattaaaagatatatgaaaaatttacaaaCAAACTTGTTTGGATCTCGAAATTTGGaaagtgtcatataaattgagacggaagaaatatttctatttgaatatacttgtcaaatattttttaatttaatttttatttttattcatcatttttaacaaattaaaagaaattataatcgagttaataaaaataaaacgaTAAACTCAATCTTGACAAGTAAATCCGAAAAGGGGAAGTAGCATTTTTCTTAGTACCGAACAGACGTAGAGATTCATATTTCCTGCTTTTTCTACCCAACAAATCGGAACTCCCACTATGAATTGTTTATATCTCCATCCGATAAAGACAAACCACATCCCAATGTAGTCTCCTATTTCTGATCAACTTCTTCAAGAAAaacagagaagaagaaaaaaaaggcagCCCCTGTTTTATACTGCATTCATCTATTTCTTTATCAACTCTACAATACACATCTATCTCACCTTCAAGAAAACAAAGAACAAGAGAACCCAAcaaacccattttttttttggtttcttttgTGTTTGTGGGTTGTGGCTATGGATAGTAGATCCAACAGTGTCAACAGAAACACAAAGaaaaatgatgatgataatatcACCCAAAGAGAAGAAGCTTTGTATTCTGTAGAAAGGATCTTTGAGTCCAAAGAAGTGCCATCATGGCAGAACCAATTAACTTTAAGGGCTTTTTGTGTGAGTTTCATATTGGGAATTCTTTTCACTTTCATTGTCTTGAAATTGAGTCTCACCACTGGTATTATTCCTTCTCTCAATGTTTCTGCTGGACTTTTGGGGTTCTTTTTCCTCAAAACGTGGACTAAACTTCTTGAGAAATCTGGAATTCTTAAGCAACCTTTCACTCGCCAAGAAAACACCGTCATTCAGACCTGTGTTGTTGCTACTTCCGGCATTGCATTTAGCGGTAAGTCTCTCTCAGGcaggcattttatcaaacacataaGCTGCAACTCTTAGAATAATTAGtgttttcaacaatttcttCATGCATTATAATTATTGCAGTTTAATTACTCGTAATAATACTTTAATCTGATAGATAATTATCTTGTTAAAATCCGGACAGAAAAGTAGAAGGGGGTTAAAGGAGGATAAATCTAAAGAACTCTAGAAATTAATAAATGTAAATTATATTAAGCCATGCATTAATATCGCAGTTAGTTAAAGATTTGGATTTAACTAGAAAGTTTGCATGTTTGAATCATGAATTTGGGCCACGTGTATTTCTCATGGGCCCTCTTGGGCCTCCAACTTTTGTGTGGGGTCCACAAGGTTGGCTTTTAAAGTTGTATGGAGATGGTGGTCCCACATAGTTAGGCTCCAAGGTTTGTGAATTTCTACGAACAATagcaataaatattatttacttcCTCTTTGGGACTTGTTTGCCTTggcataaattttaaaaaagaaattttgaaatttatgatttaaaataagttatagatatttatatttgtgtgtttataaattattttattttaaaaaataggtattttaattatgagaatgcagacacaaaaatatttaagttaaataagatgaaaattttatttttaagaataaatagCTTGCAAAGAAAGtataaaaaactaaataaaatcgAGAGCTGTTTTTGCAAACAATCACACTATTCTAGAAATTATGCCACGCATGTTATTAGAATATGACAAACCAAAcaaccaataaaaaataatctcaatataatcaatttcatcataacttatcGGCATAATACAAAAACATGACCTTTAACTTGGCGTTAGCGggcaactatgacctttaactttggatgtgcgtgcacaagtaggcactttaacttgtataaaattgaataaatagatacaatcgtcctacatggcaccctacatgacaattttgtgtcctacgtggcgtcctatgtgtattatgtcacgtaggacaagtgtgtctacttgtttagttttatacaagtttaagtgtctacttgtgcacactcaaagttggagggcatagttgTCTGTTGgagccaagttaagggtcatgtttatgtattatgcctaactTATCCCTTCTCAATTAATCCCAACCTAACTTGTCTCCAAACCAATCGACCCCTTTGTCTATTATTTTCCTAGAGTTCATTGGATTTGCTTCATGAAATTTGAGTTTATTGCAAAGTAGTTGGTTATCGCAATATACCATATTGAAAAACTATTAGAAGAACAAATTAGGAAGCTTTGACTGAAAAATGATATTAGTCTGCGTGATAGTTCTATAGAAAATAGTATACTATTTTCCAAATAGAATGCTTAGTATAGTATCTCTGTTAGTTCTTGTTTGGAGAGTTTAATCAAGATAAGAAAAATTGCAGTTCTGTTTGGCTAATTCCAATTAAGAATAATAAACATGAACAAGTGTGTATGTTAACTATATTTGGGTGCTAACTTTGTCAATATTGAGCCTTGTTCTTCCACAACTTTGTTTCGATGGAATTTCTTACCTTGAGCATTAACGAGCAACAATGCTAGCTTAGCAACAGCCTTATATTATTCCTTCATACCTTGAGAATCTCAAGTTCAATagctcttaatttctctttttcactTTTGATGAGCAGGAGGTTTTGGAAGCTATCTGTTTGCCATGAGTGAAGTTGCTGCCAAACAATCAACTGAAGCAAATAATGCATTCAATATTAAGAACCCCTCTTTGGGATGGATGATAGGGTTTCTTTTCGTTGTTAGCTTTCTTGGGCTTTTCTCAGTGGTTCCTCTTCGTAAGGTATTTCCTTTTCTCAGGATATATGTAATGTATATACATAACAAATTTTCTTGCAAAAGATCAAAGCTGCTGTTCTCAggattttgatcagttttacttttttctttataatcaaatttgttttgttaattATGTTTCAGATTATGATCATAGACTTCAAACTGACATATCCGAGTGGCACAGCAACTGCTCACCTGATCAATAGTTTCCATACCCCACAAGGAGCTAAGCTAGCAAAGTAAGCAAGTTACACAACTTTAGTAAATTCTGTCAGTATTACAGAAGGTATGCTGACaattttattgtttctttttaattgatcACTGCAGGAAACAAGTAAAAGCTCTGGCGAAATTCTTCTCCTTCAGCTTCTTATGGGGTTTCTTCCAATGGTTTTTCACGGCTGGGGATGACTGTGGATTTGCGAGTTTTCCCACGTTTGGCCTTAAAGCATATGAGAACAAGTAGGTTCTAATTAATTCCAAACTGCCTCTACGTGATAAAGGTTCAATTCCTGTCATCTCTCTGGCAATTGAAAGAGATGATATAGTTTGGCCTTCAACTTTTGTTTACCTTgatttaacattttattttttccgtATCAATCaggttttattttgatttctcagCAACATATGTTGGTGTAGGGATGATATGTCCTTACCTAATCAACATATCTTTGCTACTTGGATCTATCCTTTCTTGGGGTATAATGTGGCCTCTGATTCAGGACAGAAAGGGCCATTGGTTCCCTGCAGATGAGAGCCCCAGCAGCCTTCATGGCTTGCAGGGATATAAGGTAATCTCTTCCTTTTACGTTTAGAGCAGACAGATCAAATGAAGCACAGTTTCAATTCTTAAAATATACTTTCCTCATAATTTTCTTCTATTGCAGGTCTTCATAGCAATTGCCATGATCCTTGGTGATGGTCTCTACAATTTCTGCAAGGTATTTGGACGAACATTATATGGTTTGTATTTGCAATTCTGCAGTAAAGATGAAGGAGCAGTCCTGCCAGTTGGTGCTCGTCCATCTCCTCCAGAGCCTTCCATGTCTTTTGATGACCAGCGACGAACAACACTTTTCCTCAAGGATCAAATTCCAATATGGGTTTCCATAGTTGGTTATGTTGGCATTGCCATCATCTCTACTATAACACTTCCACACATTTTCCATCAACTTAAGTGGTACCATATCATTGTGATTTATGTTTTTGCACCGGTATTAGCCTTTTGCAATGCTTATGGTTGTGGTCTCACTGACTGGTCTTTGGCATCCACCTA
The Solanum stenotomum isolate F172 chromosome 12, ASM1918654v1, whole genome shotgun sequence DNA segment above includes these coding regions:
- the LOC125848098 gene encoding protein LEAD-SENSITIVE 1, with the protein product MSESSRWTMPEMAGILSNKIPQDELKPGDHIYSWRNAYLYAHHGIYVGDGMVIHFTRAAGQEIGTGTVLDRFIFSSSPSHSSGSPCPRCGDQSRTEGVISSCLECFLCGGELYLFKYGVSPGVFIAKTRGGTCTIAPSDPPEHVLHRAKFLLQNGFGVYNIFKNNCEDFAIYCKTGLLVFTNVSVGRSGQATSFLAATTAIVSSPLRFLTTGVSGLAAVGFGVYCVSRYVSDIGVRRDVMKIPVERLILCPGPLESEAATITDTSKEKGL
- the LOC125848365 gene encoding probable metal-nicotianamine transporter YSL7, with product MDSRSNSVNRNTKKNDDDNITQREEALYSVERIFESKEVPSWQNQLTLRAFCVSFILGILFTFIVLKLSLTTGIIPSLNVSAGLLGFFFLKTWTKLLEKSGILKQPFTRQENTVIQTCVVATSGIAFSGGFGSYLFAMSEVAAKQSTEANNAFNIKNPSLGWMIGFLFVVSFLGLFSVVPLRKIMIIDFKLTYPSGTATAHLINSFHTPQGAKLAKKQVKALAKFFSFSFLWGFFQWFFTAGDDCGFASFPTFGLKAYENKFYFDFSATYVGVGMICPYLINISLLLGSILSWGIMWPLIQDRKGHWFPADESPSSLHGLQGYKVFIAIAMILGDGLYNFCKVFGRTLYGLYLQFCSKDEGAVLPVGARPSPPEPSMSFDDQRRTTLFLKDQIPIWVSIVGYVGIAIISTITLPHIFHQLKWYHIIVIYVFAPVLAFCNAYGCGLTDWSLASTYGKLAIFTIGAWAGASHGGVLAGLAACGVMMNIVSTASDLTQDFKTGYMTLASPRSMFISQIIGTAMGCLISPCVFWLFYKAFPDLGTQGSAYPAPYALVYRNMSIIGVEGFSALPKNCLTLCYAFFIGAIVINGIRDLVGKNKAKYIPLPMAMAIPFYLGSYFAIDMCLGSLILFVWTKINKAKADAFGPAVASGLICGDGIWTLPSSILALVGVKPPICMKFLSRNGNTRVDSFLNS